A single region of the Brachypodium distachyon strain Bd21 chromosome 3, Brachypodium_distachyon_v3.0, whole genome shotgun sequence genome encodes:
- the LOC100828616 gene encoding peptidyl-prolyl cis-trans isomerase CYP18-2 produces MDGETPEVTLETSMGGITFEMYYKHAPKTCRNFVELARRGKYDNVIFHRIIKDFIVQGGDPTGTGRGGESIYGAKFEDEIRPELKHTGAGILSMANAGPNTNGSQFFITLAPCQSLDGKHTIFGRVCRGMDIVKRLGSIQTDKNDRPIHEVKILKTVVKD; encoded by the exons ATGGACGGTGAGACGCCGGAGGTCACCCTGGAGACCTCCATGGGAGGCATCACCTTCGAG ATGTACTACAAGCACGCGCCCAAGACCTGCAGGAACTTCGTCGAGCTCGCGCGCCGCGGGAAGTACGACAACGTCATCTTCCACCGCATCATCAAG GATTTCATCGTGCAAGGCGGGGATCCCACGGGGACTGGCAGGGGCGGCGAATCCATCTACGG AGCAAAGTTTGAGGATGAGATAAGGCCAGAGCTGAAGCACACCGGGGCTGGGATTCTGTCGATGGCAAATGCTGGTCCAAACACGAATGGAAGCCAGTTCTTCATAACTCTAGCACCTTGTCAGTCACTTGATG GAAAGCACACAATTTTTGGGAGGGTATGCAGAGGAATGGATATTGTCAAGCGCCTTGGAAGTATTCAGACTGACAAAAATGACAG GCCTATCCATGAAGTGAAAATACTGAAGACCGTTGTCAAAGACTGA
- the LOC100835336 gene encoding chlorophyllase type 0, whose amino-acid sequence MAAMPAGAAVFKAGRFQVEVRHVKQRRDHELPKPVMVLAPSEAGSYPVLLFLHGFLVLGGCYQKLLTHVASHGFIAVAPQLYGIMFDVNDMKDIESTSQIINWIAGGGLAHVLKDIFRLKDVKPDLSKVALAGHSRGGDTAFSVALGLGDAKTKLALKLSALIGIEPVAGASKDHQMEPKVLTFKPQSLDVGMPVMVLGTGKTCPCAPDHVNHAEFYDECKPPRYHLVVKDYGHLDMVDDHVLMFFHNLACQANSDDTNGLVRRTMGGAMVAFMRATMDHKDEDLNAILADKQLAPATLEPVEHNP is encoded by the exons ATGGCGGCAAtgccggcgggggcggcggtgtTCAAGGCCGGGCGGTTCCAGGTGGAGGTGCGGCACGTGAAGCAGCGCAGGGACCATGAACTGCCCAAGCCAGTCATGGTGTTGGCGCCGTCGGAGGCCGGCAGCTACCCCGTCCTACTCTTCCTCCATGGCTTCCTGGTGCTTGGCGGCTGTTACCAGAAGCTCCTCACCCACGTAGCCTCCCATGGATTCATCGCCGTCGCGCCACAG CTCTATGGCATAATGTTCGACGTAAATGACATGAAGGACATCGAATCGACGAGTCAGATCATCAACTGGATTGCTGGTGGTGGACTCGCGCACGTCCTCAAAGACATCTTCAGACTTAAAGATGTCAAGCCTGACCTATCCAAGGTGGCTCTTGCCGGACACAGCAGAGGCGGCGACACGGCCTTCAGTGTCGCCCTAGGCCTGGGGGACGCCAAGACCAAGCTAGCGCTCAAGTTATCTGCGCTCATCGGTATTGAGCCCGTGGCTGGGGCATCAAAAGACCACCAGATGGAACCAAAGGTCCTCACTTTCAAGCCCCAGTCTCTCGACGTGGGGATGCCGGTCATGGTCCTCGGGACTGGCAAGACCTGTCCATGTGCCCCAGACCATGTGAACCATGCCGAGTTCTACGACGAGTGCAAGCCGCCTCGCTATCACCTGGTGGTCAAGGACTACGGGCATCTGGACATGGTTGATGATCATGTACTGATGTTTTTCCATAATCTTGCATGTCAAGCCAACTCCGACGACACCAATGGCCTTGTTAGGAGGACCATGGGAGGAGCCATGGTCGCCTTCATGAGGGCCACAATGGATCACAAGGATGAAGATCTGAATGCTATCCTTGCTGACAAGCAACTCGCCCCAGCAACACTGGAACCAGTTGAACATAATCCGTAA